The genomic window AAAACAAGACATTATTATTGAAACAAAAGGACAATATCCCAAAAAAGTATGCATTGCAATTTGGGGCGATAAGATTAATACAAGTGTTTTAAAAATAGGAAATGAGTTAGATGTTTCATGCGATGTTGAAAGTCGCGAATTTAATGGCAAATGGTATACTGATGTAAAAGCCTGGAAAGTGGAACTAACATCTGCAACCACCGGCGCAACAAATTCCGGTCAGGATCTTCCTATGCCTGATATTACTGAGATTCCTGATTTTAATGATTCAACAGGAGATTTACCGTTTTAAATATAAATTAAAATGCAATAAGGTCGAAAGACCATGACTGCATTTTATCTCTGACTTACACCAAGATTTTCAACAATTGACAACCATTTTTTTCTGGTTTCTTCTTTTGAATTTCTAACCATTGTAAATGCTGTAACTTTAACAGGTTTAATTCCACAAAATTCTAAAGTCATCTTTTTTAGTTGTTTAATTGCAGGTCGACCATTTACAAACCTGTAATACCAATAAGGCTGATCCATAGTGCAAAATATTCTTGCAGACTTTCCAGTTAAAAGTTTATCCCACATAACAGAATTTTCACGATACCTGAATGCCATTCCCGGCAGAAATACTCTATCAATAAAACCTTTCATTATTGCAGGAATACCACCCCACCATAAGGGATGAATAAAAACCAGATGCTCTGCCCATGAAATTTTTTCCCATGCAGCAAGTAAATCAGGCTCAAGGGTAGTTCTTTTTCTATATCCGGATTCAAGATTTGGATTAAATTTTAAATCAGCAATATTTATTTGCTCCACAATGGCTCCTGATTTTAATGCCCCAATTTTATAACTCTCTGCAATATTGTAATTAAAACTATTTTTATCGGGGTGTCCATTTATTATTAAAATTTTCTTCGCCATAACAAATTACATTTAATTATACTAATGCTTCAGGTAGAAATACCATTACTGCATTAATAAAATATCATTCAACAATTTTCAATTCTGTTCGTCGATTTAATGCTCTGCCTTCTTCAGTGTCATTTGTTGAAAGAGGAACAGTATCTCCAAATCCTTTATATTTTAGTCGAGTTGCCACTATACCCTTTTTTATTAGAAAATCATAAACCGCTTTTGCACGTTTTTGCGACAAATCCAAATTATATGCAGATTTTCCTTTATTATCAGTATGTCCACCTATTTCAATTTTTATTGAGACATTTGAATTCATAAATGCAATTAGTTTAGATAATTCAGATTCTGAATTATTTTTTATCCTGAAAGAATCAGTATCAAAAAATATATTTTTTAAAATAATTTTACTGCCCTTTTTTATTTGTTCAATTGGAATATCAATCTCAAAAGGTTTTTGCAAACTTGAAATAGTTGTAAGGTTTATATTCTCAGAATAAAACATATGACCTTCTGATGAAACAAATAATCCATAATCTTTGCCAGGTGTTAAACAAATCATAAAACTTCCGTCAGATTCATCACTAAAAGATTTTGTAACACTCTGCCCAGTTGCTAAATCTTTTAATTCAAACTCTGCTTTTAATGCTTTCTTTGTTTCTTTATCAAAAACCTTTCCCTTAATATATGTTACCGATTCTGGTCTGGCTTCTTTATATAATTCAAAGAAATATAAATCCTGAAGCCCTGTTCCTCCATCACGTGAAGACGTAATGTATGCTTTATTTCCCTGAGCATTAACAACAAGCCCAATCTCATCCTTAGGTGTATTTATAGGATACCCAAGATCCTTTGGCTCTGACCATTTTCCTTCATTATTAATTTTTGAAAAATAAATATCAAATCCACCTACACCCAGATGCCCATTTGAACAATAATACAAAGTTTTACCATCCTGGTGAATAAATGGGGAAGTTTCTGCTTCTTTGGTGTTAATAACATTACCCAGATTAACAGGTTTTGTCCATTTATTAAATTCATTCATTGTTGTTTTCCATATATCAGATTGCCCTAATCCACCCGGTCGTTCACTTGAAAAATATATTGTTCTACCATCAGATGACAAGCTTGGTTGCGACTCCCAATATGCAGTATTAACAACGTTCCCCATATTTTTAGAAGCTGACCATTTTCCATTTACTTTTTTAGAATAATACAGATCACATTGACCCATACCATCATCTCTGTTACATGCTGCAAAAACCATTAATTGTCCATCACCTGAAATGGTTTGAGCACCTTCATTATTTGATGTATTTACATTTCCAGGAATTGGTATTGCCTTTGACCATGATCCATTATTAAAATTACTAATGTAAAAATCTTCCTGTGTATTTTCCGAAGCTGGATCGGCACCAGAGAATCTCGGAATTTTTCTGGTAAAAACCATTGTTAATTCATCAGGTGATAAGTTTGGATAATATTCATCACAATTCGAATTAACTAAATTACCTAAATTTTGAGGATTAAACGGAACAGGTTTAGACATTAAATCTAAAGAAAAATCGCATTTCTTTAATTCACCTTCAGCCATAGCCTTAATTTCTGGTTTTATTCCTTTAATTTTAACAAATGTTTCATAATTTGTTTTAGCCTTTTGTATTTCTCCAAGATACATTAAGCTATTTCCTAACAAAATATAAATATTAGGATAAGTTTTAGAGCAATTTTTTGCACATTTTTCGTAAACCGGAATCATTCCTTTATAATCTTCAGCATTAAAAAACAATTCAGCCAATAACAAATATGGTTGAGCATAAGTACTATCATCGGCGATTAACTCATTTAATGCTTTGTTGCCATTTTCCATATCGCCCCTTTGCAAAAGCTTTTTTGCATTTTCATATTTTTCAGTTGATTTTTTATTTTTTTGAGCAAAATTTTGAAAAGGCAATATCGCGCATATAAATAATATCAAATAGAATTGTAATTTAAATTTCATGAATTTTATTAATTTTTAATTTACGAATATAATAAAAACGGCATTGGCTTTTAATTATTTCAGAAAATTAAGCTTAGTATTTGTATGTTTTTAAAAAAATCGGTAGGTTTGCTAAATTTTAATAGTTTAACTATGAAAACTATCAAACACATTTCATTTTTTATGATGGTTTCTACAGCCTTGTTTTTTACGGCATGTAACTCCAATTCAAGTAGTTCAGAAGAAAACGCAACAGATAGTCTTGAAACTGATTCGGTACTTGTTGAAGAACAAATGCCAGATGTTGTTTTTCAGGTTCCATCTCCAGACGAGTTGTTTGCTCTTATTAAAAATTCAGGTTGCAAATTCAGAGATGACTTAATGAATTCTGAAAAATCAGTTTATGAATCAAAAACTGCACAAGAAATAAATCTTGGAATCTATGCTGCTGATTTGGCTTACCTTGCAGCCTTTGAAAAATTCCAACCATCATTAAAGTATTTTGGAAAAGTAAAAACAATGAGCGAGCAAATTGGTCTTGCAACTGCTATTGGAAGCGACACATATAGTCGTTTAGAAAAGAACATTGCAAATGCAGATTCATTACTTGACATTACCAATAACTCATATTATAGTGTAATTCAGAAACTTGAAGAAAATGGAAACGGAAATACACTTGCATTAATTATGTCTGGTGGATGGATTGAAAGTATGTATATTGCAACAAATCTGATTGGAAAATATTCAGAAAAGGATCCTAATATTCAAAGAATTGCCAGCCAGAAAGCTACATTTAATAATTTGATTCAAAATCTCGAAAAATATAAAGATCAACCTGAGGTTGCTGACCAACTTGCAAAATTTGAAAAAGTAAAAGCTATTTATGATCAGGTAACAAAAGAAGTAATAGATGAAAAAACAGTTGCAAAAGCTGATTCTTCAGTAGTTATTGGTCAAAAGAGCAAATATATTTTCACAAAAGAGATGTTTGAATCTTTCTGCAAAGAAATAAATAATCTCAGAAGCCTTATTATAAAAATGTCTTAACACCAAGGGTTATGAAAAATAAAATTTTATTAATAATATTAATAGCTCTCCCATTTGCAGTAATTTCACAAAACTGCGTTGAACACCTTAACATTCAAAAATCAGGTGTAAGGTATCCATGGAAATATGATGCACAAAGCAAGTCAGGTTTATTTATTGGCGGTAAAACATCTCAAATTAACGTTGTTTGCAATGAGGGAAAAGATTATAATATTTCTTTTCTTACCTCAACAGCATTATTGAAATATGCAAACATTAAAGTAACTGACGAAAACGGAAAAGAATATTTTACAATAGGTGTTGACAACAATAAGAAAAAGGACTTAGAATCTAAAAGACAATTAATGATTTCCTTAGAGAATCAAAAAATTAAAATTAAAACCGGCAAAAAGAAAATTGAGATTGATGCAAATATTAATAGTCTAAAACTTGAAATTGAAAAATCTCAACAGGAAATTGATAAAAACACGTATCAACCAAAAACAAATTTTTCATTTACACCTGCTGAAACTATGAACCTAATAATTTCAATTTCTATAAGTGAAGAATGTACTAGTAAAGGCTGTGTTGGAGCACTTATAATAAATAAAAAAGCCGAGAAATCAGGATTTTAGTTTTTTGATTTATAACTTTTTACTATTTTTTTCGTTTTAGTATTTACTTTACTAAAATTAATATTATGAAAACACTCATTATTTCATTATGCCTAATATGCATATATTCATTCACTTCACAAGCACAGGAAAAGGAAAAAGAAATTAATACTCACGAAAAAAAATACAGTAAGGCAATTGGATTGGGTGCAGGTTTCACAACCGGAGTGGGCTTATCATACCGGTACTTCCCAAAAAGATACGGAGTTCAGGTAACTGTTGCACCATATTACAGGGACTATGGTAAAGAAGCTTTTATTAGCGGTGGCTTAACTTTACTTTTAAGTTTGGAAGAAGCTAAATCTTACAATGTTTATGCATATTTTGGGAATCATTATTTTTACTCAAAATTAAACAGTACATATAGTACATACGACCCTATTCTTGGTTACAATAATTATTCTACAAAAACAGTAACAAAGAATACAATAAACTCAGGAATTGGTATAGGAGGTGAAATCCATGCACAAAAACGTATAACATTAAACCTAATGGTTGGATATGCACAATATAATTCCTTTGAGGATTTATTTTTTACTGCAGAAGCTGCAATATTTTACAGATTTAATTAGTTTTGCTTAACTCTTTGTCCGTTCTCATAAGTCAGAACAAAAGCACCACTAACACCGCAGCTTAAGCGAAAAATATCTGCATCTTCCTTATTAGCAAAATCACCAACTGTATATTTGTACCAGCTATCAATATTTTCTTCTTTGATCGCTGTTGTAACACTATACAATTCCTGTAAAATCTCTTTTGTAATTCTCCTCTTACTAGCAGCAATCTGAACTCTATATATAGTTTTCTGATTATTAATTTTCTCTGGTAAGACCTTTTTATTTATTTTTATTTCTGAAGTCAGATCAACATTAGGTTTAATATTTTCATTTAAAATATTTAATGGTACTACAGCAATCGGATATTTTTTTCTTTCCTTATTTAACAAATAATGAAAATTTCCATAGATTTCTTTATATCCATATATTCTACTATCAACGATAATTGAAACTACAATATTAAATTTATTTTTTTCAGGTAGTTCGACCCAGATAAATTTCAATAACTGACCTTGATTAATTACTGTTGAACCGGCAGTCTCATTAACATTAGATTTAAATCCAACCGGTAAATATAACTCCAACTTTGCAAATCCATTAACATTAGTTTTCTGAATTTCAACATTTATGTTAAATTCAGTTCCTGCATTTACATTCTCGGGAATAGCTATATTGATATTTATTGAATTCTGAGCAACTAAAATTGTTGTACTTTTTAGAATAAAAAAAATAAATAATTTATAATATTTAATATTCATTCTTTTTATTTATTTAAATTAATATACGAGAATAACAGGCAATAGTTATTTAATAACTGAAACAATAAATTAACTATACTATTTAATATCGCTGCAAAATCTTAATAAATATTCTTCTGCTTTTGGATAATCCAGACTTTTTGCTTTTTCCCAATCATGACAAGCACCCAACTTGTTTTTTAATCCAAAATATGCCAAACCACGGTAACAAAAATATTCACCATTATTTGGCTTTAAATCAACCGCCATACATAGATCGGAAAAAGCTAAATCATATTTTAACTGATCAATATAACAACGTCCACGCTCAAAATAAGAATCTGAATTAAAATCATTAAGCTTAACAGCTTTAGAAAATATTTCAATTGCCTGATTTAAATTCTCATTTAAAAACGCAGCATGACCGGCATAATAAAGTGCAACACCATCCTCGGAATCATATGAACTACATTTCATCAAATCGTTAATGGCACCATTATAATCTGTAGCTTCTATTTTAGAAATGCCTCTTTCTTTCAAGCATTTAATATTCCATGGTTGCAATGTTAGAACAGAAGAATAATCAATAATTGCTTTTTTACTCTTTCCGTCTTTTCTCAATAAATTTGCTCTATAAAGTAGTAGGTCTATTCTGGTTGGATTAATTTTAAGCGCTTTATCTACACTTGACATTTCTTCCTTTGGATTATTACCAAATTTAAATGCTTTTGCTCTCCAAAACCATAACTCATCTTTATTTGGAAAATATTTTAAAGCACTGTCTACAACATCAAAAATTTCAGAATTTAAACCTTTAGAACTTAAATAATAAATATCAGTTATATAATTTTCGTAATCAGAATACCAGTTAATATCCCATAAATTCTTCCAATTTACAGTTAACTTAAATTTTGAAAAAACAGTATCCGATTTTACTAGAATTGCCGGAATTTTATTTTCAGTTTTTAAATATTTTCTAAGCCATATTTCTGCTTCATCCCATTTTTTATTAATCGCATAACAACTTGCAATTTTATATTTCACATCAGAATCAATGCTATCATTTACCTGTAAAAAATCTATTAATGCTTTATTAACATTTTTTGAATTATAAAATAATTGAGCACGATGCTTAAAATATAATTGAGATGGATTTACCGCAATTGCTTCGGAAATAAGAGATATTGAAGTATCAATCTGACCTTTTTCTTCGAAAATTTTTGATTTTATAAAATAGTCTATATCAGACTGAGCAATAGCATTAAAAAAACTTATTGTAACAAATAAAAAAATAATAAATTTCATTACTCAGTTCCAGATTTTTTAGTTAGCCTGACCTCAATAAAACCTGTTAAAGTTCTTGATTCGATGCCAGAAAGTCGCCTCTCATATACATCACAAATATAATAGTATACTCCTGGAGAAACTATTTTTTTAGAGTCTACATCACGACCATCCCACTTAATATCCGGATCACTAGTTTGATATACAAGTTTACCCCATCTGTTAAATATTTTCATATCAACCTTTTCAACATACTTATATGGTCCCGGAATAAATAAATCATTCTGACCATTTTCATCGGGAGTAAAAATATTTGGTAGCTCATAATAAGTACATTCATCAACACACATTCTTTCTATTAATCTACTTTCATTTAAAAAAGAATCAACAGCTGTCACTATATAACATCCTGCCAGAGTAAGTGAGTCTATCCTATTATCTTCAAAAGTTGTATCGTTGGGATTATTCTTTGTAGCAATTAATAACATATTGCCAGTTAATGTTGAAGAGTAATAAATATTATATCCTGTGACATCATCAGTACAAAAATGATTTGGATTAGTCCAAACCAAATGGTTCATAAACAAATTACAATCAGAATGAGCATTTAGACCTGGAGAGCATGGAGGTGTAGTATCAATTGGTAAAGCACAAACTTCCTGAGAATAATTTATTATTGGAGAAACATAATTCCCGGTAGAGTAGTCACCTACAGTCTTTACTTTATAACAATACTCCATACCATTGACTAGTCCAGAATCAACATACTGCAAACTAGTAGTATTTCCTATTGAATCAAAATTTAAAGTAACTTGATTTAGTCTGTACACATTATATATAAAATTCTGCCAAGGCACATTTTTATTAATATTTATAATAACTCTATTATCATCAGGTATTGCAATAATTAATGGCGAAGATGCAATATTTGGAGTACCTATTAAAAATCTATTTCCAGGTGCATCGTTATAAAACTCAACTCTATATGAATACGGATTTAAAACAGTATTTTCTAAAGAATCAACAAAAATTGTGTCATTAATACTACTTAATGAATCAATAAGTTGCAAAGATTGTCCCCAAAAATCTGGTGAACGATATATTAAATATTTATATGGTCCGGCAGCCACTATTGTATCAAACTCAGTAGGTTTTGACCATTCAACATAAATTTTTCCAATATTTATATCCGTTTTACTAATGCTTACGTGAGTTATTACAGGTATTCCTTTTACAAGTTCTGTACATGCTTCATTAGAGGCATAACTTTCAGCTTCATCAGAAAAAACAGCATCTACTCTATAACAAAATTCATAACCTAGTGGTAAACCTAAACCATCATTATTATCTAGAAATGTAGTATTATTTACTCCTGTAACACTTCCAATTTTAATAAAACCAGTATATGCAGGGACTCCTGTTTCGCAGGAATCTGGATTCCATCCAGAAGGACCGTTTCTTCTGTAAATATCATAACGAACTGCTTCAGAACACCTACAAGAATCCCAATCTAAAAAAACAGAATTTGTAGTTGGTGTTAATGTTAAATTTTGTGGTGCAGGGCTTATAATTTTTATATATACCTTTTTCTGATCTACCAGAAACAATTGACTATTGTTATCTTTTGCTCTGAATACAACTAAGTATGGAAATTTTTTTACATGTATGCATTCTGTATGCCAATAAAAATTATTTGAGGGGTTATGTCCATATACAGTATCAAAAATTGCAACACTACCAGGTACCTGAAACGGGCCACCATATGCATTTAGCGTAATGTTATCACCATTAATATCTGAAGCAGATACCGGAAAATTTATTATAGTACCGGCTTCTACACATAAATCCTTAAGTGGCGACAATAATGGAGGAATATTAGTTGACTCTACAACTTCCACTTGAATGTCTCTAAGAATTTCTCCAATTTTAATATAAGTATGATTTAAAGAATTCAAACGCCATTCTTCAATTAACATTGCAACATTATATATACCTGTTTGTTGTGGCGAATCCCAAATTAAATCTCCTGTAATGGGATCAACTGTTAAATTATTATCTGCATAAGGAATAGTATATCCGGGAATTGGTTGTGCATTATCACCCAAACAGACTGTAAGTTTATACGAAAGGCTGTCACCATCGGGATCCCATGCTCCAGGATTATGAATAAAAACATTGTATAATTTTGCTTTATCAATTGGAGGATAAGTTAAAATTGGGGTTGAGTTACTTCCAACTGCTGAACTAATATTTAATGTTGTTCTTATTGTAAATGGTACGTTTACTGAATTTGGAATATTCTGAACTCCAAAATTCCTATTTTCATCCATCATTACAATTATATAAATACCAGGTCCAGCATATGTATGGGTTCCCATATAAGTATTCTTATAATAATAATCATTTGGTAACTCAATTTTAGATATACGACCAACAATTGTTGAACTTCCATCTCCCCAGTCGACAGTAAGTTCTGGTCTATCAGCCTGTGAAAGAGTATATGTATATGTAACCATTGTTATTTCGTATGTATTGCCGGAAATATGTCTATAACGGATTTCGCCTGCACGGTTGTGAGTTGCAAAAACTCCTGATACAGTTAAAATTCCAAATATAAACAATAAACAATATTTCATAATTAAGATGATATTTTAAAGCTTGTATTGCTTTTATTTAATGTATAACCACTTTCAAGTTCATTATATTTTATAATAACTAGATTAGTCATATCAGGATAATAATCATTTAAAAGATTATTTTCAACTTTAATTGATTCAATTTTACCTGAAAGTCTATAAGTAAAATAAAGCCATAATGCTCCTTCTTTAATTTCTTTACTAACAAATTTTAGTTTCTTTTGTGAAGACTTATTGTCATTTAAAGTAATTTTAAGATTATCGCTTACATACTCTTTGATAAAATCATCTGCATTAACAATTGATATTTGTTTTTCTAGGTTTAAATCAACCTTTGATTTTTTTAAAATTGCTCCCTGAAAATCATCTAAAAAAAGCTTCATTGATATATCAAAAACTTTTTGTTTGGAATTAAAGTCAATATTTGTGACAGTTACATGAATGGGATGCATAGCATTACCCATTAAAATAAAGGCAATTACAGCAATATATAAACTTTTTAACCTCATGATTAAATTAATTAATAAAGTTACAACATTTTTCTATTTTAGATAAATTAAAAAGCGTTAAAAATGAGCATCTTTCAGATGTATTTAAATCTTGGCATTCAGCATATTGCCGATTACATGAGTTTTGATCACATACTTTTTATTACATGCTTATGCGCTGTTTACATTTTTAAACAGTGGAAACAAATATTAGTTTTAATCACTGCCTTTACAATTGGACATACTACCTCACTTTTACTTTCAACTTTTAATATCATATCAATTTCTACAAGTTTAATTGAGTTTCTTATTCCTTTAACTATTTTCATTACTGCATTCTGGAACTTATTTTTGAAACAAGATGGAGTTAATATCAAAACACATTGGTTTAAATATATTACTGCATTATTTTTTGGTTTAATTCATGGTATGGGGTTTTCAAATTATTTACAAACGCTTTTGGGAATTGAAAAATCTATATTAATGCCATTATTCTCATTTAATTTGGGAATAGAGATCGGACAAATCATTATTGTAAGTATAATTTTAATATTAAGTTATATCATTACATCATGGTTTAAAGTTGCACGTAGGGATTGGGTTCTTATTTTTTCAGGTGCAGGTTTGGGTGTGTCATTAACATTAATGATTGAAAGATTTCCATCTCAATATTTTTAAAATTTCAATAAAAATTGTATATTAACAGGTTCTTTATAAATTTACACCGAATTAAAAGTCTACTATGAAAATCAAAATTCTATTTCTTTTTTTTATTACAATAGCAATATTTAGTTGTAAAAAAACAGATAATTATGAAGACATAACTGATGAATATAAAAGCTATTTTTTATTCAGACAAGGAAGTTCGTGGTTATATTATAACAGAATTACAAATTCTGACGACAGTATAGTCCTAAGAGCTATTAATAGAGAGGCAACAAAGCCTGATAATATTTGTGACAAATACAGATATGAGTATGATTTACAATTTACAAATGTTACAACAGGAAGATTATTTCATTCCGGATCAACATGTGTTGGCAATGCAAGCATTTCTGATGGTTTAACAAGTGGTGTATTTACTGTTCCACCTTCATTGCCTACATTCTTAGATACCGTTATTGTTGATACAACAATATATTATAATGCTCTTGTGTATTTTAACTTTAATGACACAATGCAGGAATTTTCTGCTTACGCTAAAAATATTGGTCGTATTAAGACTTATAAGGTAGTGAACGGTGTTACAACAATTGACTACGAATTAAAAAGGTATCACGTATTACCTTTTTAGAACTTTATTTAACAACCAATTACAATAAAGCTTTTACTGCTAAAGCATAAGAGTTTAAACCAAACCCAGAAATTGAACCTTTGCATTTACTTCCAACAATAGAATTATGTCGGTATGTTTCCCTTGCAAAAATATTGGATAAGTGGACTTCAATGACAGGGCACGAAACCGCAGAAACTGCATCAGCAATTGCAATTGATGTATGAGAATAACCTCCTGCATTTAAAATTATGCCATCCACCAAAAAGCCTTCGTTCTGGATTGTATTTATTAAAATGCCTTCAACATTTGACTGAAAAAAACTAAACTGAACTTCGGGAAACATTTTAATAAGTTCTTTAGAAAAATCTTCGAAAGACTTTTTTCCATAAATTTCGGGTTCCCTCCTGCCTATCAGGTTTAAATTCGGACCGTTGATAACTGCTATTTTCATTTTTGTAAATGTTTAGTCAAATTACGTGATTTTTTCTGAAATTGCGTAAATTTAAATTATCAAAATATAAAGATGTGAATTGGGAAATTACAATAAAAGAATTTAAATCATATTTAAAGCTCGAAAAATCACTTTCGCAAAATTCTATTGATGCTTATTTACATGATATAATTCAATTCACAAATTTCTTAAATTACAATAAAATTGAAATTAAACCTGATGAAGTTGACTTACTCTTACTCGAAAAATTTATTGGATGGGTTAATGAAATTGGTATTCATGCAAGATCTCAGGCAAGAATGATTTCAGGAATCAAAGCATTTTACAAATTTTTAATTTTAAGTGAGTACTTAGATGTTGACCCAACTGCACTTCTGGAAGCACCAAGATTAGGAAGAAAACTTCCTGTCTTTTTAAATGTTGAAGAAATTGATTCATTGCTTGGTGCTATAGACCTTAGCACTAAAGAAGGGCATAGGAATAAAGCAATGCTTGAAACTTTGTACAGTTGTGGATTACGAGTTACCGAACTGGTAGAATTAAAAATCTCAAATCTTTATTTCGACGAAAATTTTATTAAAGTAATTGGAAAAGGTGACAAAGAAAGACTTGTTCCTGTAAGTAAAAAAGCTATGCATGAAATAAAAAAATATTTCGATAAAACCAGAAATCACCAGAAAATTCAGAAAGGAAATGAAAACTATGTTTTTTTAAATCATTATGGGAAAAAACTTACCAGAGTAATGATTTTTACAATTATTAAAAGATTAGCAAAAGCAATAGATTTAAATAAAAACATTAGCCCGCATACTTTCAGGCATTCTTTTGCAACTCATCTTGTAGAAGGTGGTGCTGATCTCAGAGCTGTTCAGGAGATGCTTGGTCATGAATCAATAATTACAACTGAAATTTATACGCATTTAGACAGAGAATATTTAAGAGATACAATTATCAGATTCCATCCAAGGGCATAATGTTATAAAAATTAATATAATGAAATCAAATTATGTTTAGTGACATAAAAAGTTTTTATAATAAAATCGATGATTTTTTTAAAAAAATTCGCACTTTTGAAAGGTTATTTATATATTGAATTATTCACTTGAATTAAAATAAAATGGCAAAAACAAATTCAAAACCAACTACAAAAAAGCAAGCTAAAAAGTATGTTTATTACTTTGGTGGCAAAAAAGCTGAAGGCAAAGCTGACATGAAAAACCTATTGGGTGGCAAAGGTGCTAACCTTGCTGAGATGGTAAATCTTGGACTTCCAGTTCCTGCAGGTCTGTCAATAACTACAGAATGTTGTACCGATTATTATGCAAATAACTGTGAACTTCCAAAATCACTTTATGATGAAGTTTGGGCTGGAATGAAGAAAGCCGAAGCAGAAATGGGCATGAAATACGGTGATCCAAAAAATCCTTTATTATTATCATGTCGTTCTGGTGCAAGAAGCTCTATGCCTGGAATGATGGATACTGTGTTAAATGTTGGTTTATGTACAGCTACAATTCCTGGATTAATAAAGAAAACTAATAATCCACGCTTTGTA from Bacteroidia bacterium includes these protein-coding regions:
- a CDS encoding PD40 domain-containing protein, producing MPFQNFAQKNKKSTEKYENAKKLLQRGDMENGNKALNELIADDSTYAQPYLLLAELFFNAEDYKGMIPVYEKCAKNCSKTYPNIYILLGNSLMYLGEIQKAKTNYETFVKIKGIKPEIKAMAEGELKKCDFSLDLMSKPVPFNPQNLGNLVNSNCDEYYPNLSPDELTMVFTRKIPRFSGADPASENTQEDFYISNFNNGSWSKAIPIPGNVNTSNNEGAQTISGDGQLMVFAACNRDDGMGQCDLYYSKKVNGKWSASKNMGNVVNTAYWESQPSLSSDGRTIYFSSERPGGLGQSDIWKTTMNEFNKWTKPVNLGNVINTKEAETSPFIHQDGKTLYYCSNGHLGVGGFDIYFSKINNEGKWSEPKDLGYPINTPKDEIGLVVNAQGNKAYITSSRDGGTGLQDLYFFELYKEARPESVTYIKGKVFDKETKKALKAEFELKDLATGQSVTKSFSDESDGSFMICLTPGKDYGLFVSSEGHMFYSENINLTTISSLQKPFEIDIPIEQIKKGSKIILKNIFFDTDSFRIKNNSESELSKLIAFMNSNVSIKIEIGGHTDNKGKSAYNLDLSQKRAKAVYDFLIKKGIVATRLKYKGFGDTVPLSTNDTEEGRALNRRTELKIVE
- a CDS encoding NAD(P)H-dependent oxidoreductase, with translation MAKKILIINGHPDKNSFNYNIAESYKIGALKSGAIVEQINIADLKFNPNLESGYRKRTTLEPDLLAAWEKISWAEHLVFIHPLWWGGIPAIMKGFIDRVFLPGMAFRYRENSVMWDKLLTGKSARIFCTMDQPYWYYRFVNGRPAIKQLKKMTLEFCGIKPVKVTAFTMVRNSKEETRKKWLSIVENLGVSQR
- a CDS encoding DUF3127 domain-containing protein, producing the protein MNIIGELIQMLPLQTGTGKNGEWKKQDIIIETKGQYPKKVCIAIWGDKINTSVLKIGNELDVSCDVESREFNGKWYTDVKAWKVELTSATTGATNSGQDLPMPDITEIPDFNDSTGDLPF
- a CDS encoding tetratricopeptide repeat protein, which produces MKFIIFLFVTISFFNAIAQSDIDYFIKSKIFEEKGQIDTSISLISEAIAVNPSQLYFKHRAQLFYNSKNVNKALIDFLQVNDSIDSDVKYKIASCYAINKKWDEAEIWLRKYLKTENKIPAILVKSDTVFSKFKLTVNWKNLWDINWYSDYENYITDIYYLSSKGLNSEIFDVVDSALKYFPNKDELWFWRAKAFKFGNNPKEEMSSVDKALKINPTRIDLLLYRANLLRKDGKSKKAIIDYSSVLTLQPWNIKCLKERGISKIEATDYNGAINDLMKCSSYDSEDGVALYYAGHAAFLNENLNQAIEIFSKAVKLNDFNSDSYFERGRCYIDQLKYDLAFSDLCMAVDLKPNNGEYFCYRGLAYFGLKNKLGACHDWEKAKSLDYPKAEEYLLRFCSDIK
- a CDS encoding SPOR domain-containing protein, whose protein sequence is MNIKYYKLFIFFILKSTTILVAQNSININIAIPENVNAGTEFNINVEIQKTNVNGFAKLELYLPVGFKSNVNETAGSTVINQGQLLKFIWVELPEKNKFNIVVSIIVDSRIYGYKEIYGNFHYLLNKERKKYPIAVVPLNILNENIKPNVDLTSEIKINKKVLPEKINNQKTIYRVQIAASKRRITKEILQELYSVTTAIKEENIDSWYKYTVGDFANKEDADIFRLSCGVSGAFVLTYENGQRVKQN